Proteins found in one Epinephelus fuscoguttatus linkage group LG4, E.fuscoguttatus.final_Chr_v1 genomic segment:
- the nutf2 gene encoding nuclear transport factor 2 codes for MVDQPLWEQIGSSFVQHYYQMFDSDRSQLGSIYIDASCLTWEGQQFQGKRAIVEKLTSLPFTKIGHSITAQDHQPTPDCCILSMVVGQLRADDDPIMGFHQSFILKNINDAWVCTNDMFRLAIHNFG; via the exons ATGGTGGACCAGCCTCTGTGGGAACAGATAGGATCCAGCTTTGTGCAGCACTACTACCagatgtttgacagtgacagatCACAGCTTGGATCCATATAT ATCGATGCGTCATGCCTCACATGGGAAGGACAGCAGTTCCAGGGAAAAAGAGCGATCGTTGAGAAACTCACT AGTCTACCCTTCACAAAAATAGGGCATAGTATAACAGCGCAGGACCACCAGCCAACTCCAGACTGCTGCATCTTGAGTATGGTCGTAGGACAGCTAAGA GCAGATGACGACCCCATCATGGGTTTCCATCAGAGTTTCATCCTGAAGAACATTAACGATGCATGGGTGTGCACCAATGACATGTTCAGGCTGGCTATTCACAACTTTGGCTAA